One genomic window of Xanthobacter dioxanivorans includes the following:
- the lptM gene encoding LPS translocon maturation chaperone LptM — MRSLRLLLALCGTLAVAACGVKGPLEPPPGAHAAAPPPKQAKTEASDGYVAPRAPPTSSTAPLRRRTGRRRNPPAPAAGPRAARRTSCTASNARTSPSSSTGCSDPPPVT, encoded by the coding sequence TTCTTCTCGCCCTTTGCGGCACCCTGGCCGTCGCGGCCTGCGGCGTGAAGGGGCCGTTGGAGCCGCCTCCGGGCGCCCACGCGGCCGCCCCGCCCCCCAAGCAGGCGAAGACCGAGGCGTCCGACGGCTACGTCGCCCCAAGAGCTCCGCCGACTTCCTCAACAGCGCCACTCCGCAGGCGGACTGGCAGAAGAAGAAATCCACCGGCTCCGGCAGCGGGACCTCGGGCGGCGCGGCGAACCTCCTGCACGGCGTCGAACGCCCGAACCAGCCCTTCGTCCTCGACGGGCTGCTCTGATCCGCCACCCGTGACCTGA
- the lysA gene encoding diaminopimelate decarboxylase, which yields MHHFSYRTGRLFAEDVDLTRLAAEVGTPLYCYSTATLERHYQVFMEAFAGRDTLLCYALKANSNQAVIATLARLGAGADIVSGGELKRALAAGVPAGRIVFSGVGKTRAEMVQALDAGILCFNVESEPELAALSEVATSKGMTAPVSVRVNPDVDAKTHKKISTGKSATKFGIPISRAREVYDRAAALPGLAITGVDMHIGSQITDMAPFDNAVTLLAELARDLLAAGHRLHHMDLGGGLGVPYAASDPVPPAPRAYAEVVTRALGDLKLPLVFEMGRMLVANAGILVTRVIYVKQGEGKTFVVVDAAMNDLIRPTLYEAHHDIIPVAEPAPDAALAVADVVGPVCETGDFLALDRPLPELKAGDLLAVMTAGAYGAVQAGTYNTRPLIPEVLVRGAQAAVVRPRLDADAIIALDRPAPWLA from the coding sequence ATGCACCATTTCAGCTACCGCACCGGCCGCCTGTTCGCCGAGGACGTGGACCTCACCCGTCTCGCCGCCGAGGTCGGCACCCCGCTCTACTGCTATTCCACCGCGACGCTGGAGCGGCACTACCAGGTGTTCATGGAAGCGTTCGCCGGGCGCGACACGCTCCTGTGCTATGCCCTGAAGGCCAATTCCAACCAGGCGGTCATCGCCACCCTCGCCCGCCTCGGCGCCGGGGCGGACATCGTCTCCGGCGGCGAGCTGAAGCGGGCGCTGGCGGCCGGCGTGCCCGCCGGGCGCATCGTCTTCTCCGGCGTCGGCAAGACCCGCGCGGAGATGGTGCAGGCGCTCGATGCCGGTATCCTGTGCTTCAACGTGGAGAGCGAGCCGGAACTGGCCGCCCTGTCCGAGGTGGCCACCAGCAAGGGGATGACCGCCCCGGTCTCCGTCCGTGTCAATCCGGACGTGGACGCCAAGACCCACAAGAAGATCTCCACCGGCAAGTCGGCCACCAAGTTTGGCATCCCCATCTCGCGGGCCCGGGAGGTGTATGACCGCGCCGCCGCTTTGCCCGGCCTCGCCATCACCGGCGTCGACATGCATATCGGCAGCCAGATCACCGACATGGCGCCGTTCGACAATGCGGTGACGCTGCTGGCCGAGCTGGCGCGCGACCTGCTGGCGGCCGGCCACCGGCTGCACCACATGGACCTCGGCGGCGGCCTCGGCGTGCCCTATGCCGCCTCCGACCCGGTGCCGCCCGCCCCTCGTGCCTATGCGGAGGTGGTGACGCGGGCGCTGGGCGACCTCAAGCTGCCGCTGGTGTTCGAGATGGGCCGCATGCTGGTGGCCAATGCCGGCATCCTGGTGACGCGGGTCATCTATGTGAAGCAGGGCGAGGGCAAGACCTTCGTGGTGGTGGACGCCGCCATGAACGACCTCATCCGCCCCACCCTCTACGAGGCACACCACGACATCATCCCCGTCGCCGAGCCGGCGCCCGACGCCGCCCTCGCCGTCGCCGACGTGGTGGGGCCGGTGTGCGAGACCGGAGACTTCCTCGCCCTCGACCGGCCGCTGCCGGAATTGAAGGCGGGCGACCTCCTCGCGGTGATGACCGCCGGCGCCTATGGCGCGGTGCAGGCCGGCACCTACAACACCCGCCCGCTGATCCCCGAGGTGCTGGTGCGCGGCGCGCAGGCCGCCGTGGTGCGCCCGCGCCTCGACGCCGACGCCATCATCGCCCTCGACCGCCCCGCCCCCTGGCTGGCGTGA
- the mutS gene encoding DNA mismatch repair protein MutS: protein MSASTAAAPASEDPAAPVRAEEARVTPMMAQYLEIKAANPGSLLFYRMGDFYELFFADAEAASQALGIVLTKRGKHLGEDIPMCGVPIERAEEYLHKLIALGFRVAVCEQLEDPAEAKRRGPKSVVRRDVTRLVTPGTLTEDALLDARRENVLAALARVRAGSGAEDFAYALAFTDMSTGSFRVAATTRADMAGDLARVEPAEILVSDALLEDAELRELLRDFPAVTPLPRQSFDGSGAEKRLSDFFGVAALDAFGTFSRAELIAAAAVVAYVDRTQLGAKPLLSRPAKEAEGGIMAIDAGTRANLELVRTTSGERRGSLLAAVDRTVTAAGARLLARRIAEPLTDLAAIRERHDAVAFLAEDGPLRRTLREGLARAPDMARAVTRLALQRGGPRDLAAVRDALDGALSIAALFGPEAPADIARCVATLARVSHALVLDLSAALADTLPPHRRDGGFVREGCDAELDATRALRDESRRVVAALERRYVEETGVRALKIRHNAVLGYYVEVSAQNADRLKEAPHDQVFVHRQTMAGAMRFSSVELGDLESRIASAGERALGLEQAIFDRLAAAVVAETETIRAAADALAALDVAAGFAELAAGQSHVRPHMEEGVAFAVAGGRHPVVEQALAKDGGPFVPNDCDLSPPEGAADGRIVLVTGPNMAGKSTFLRQNALIAVLAQAGAFVPARAARIGVVDRLFSRVGAADDLARGRSTFMVEMVETAAILNQASPRSLVILDEIGRGTATFDGMSIAWASLEHLHEVNRCRALFATHFHELTALSQRCARLSNATVKVTEWQGDVIFLHEVVPGAADRSYGIQVAKLAGLPEAVIGRARAVLAELEAAERASPVQRLVDDLPLFAARPKAMPAEVAPADPVAGALLAALDDLDPDALSPRDALDALYRLKGLRRG, encoded by the coding sequence ATGAGCGCCAGCACCGCCGCAGCCCCTGCTTCCGAAGATCCCGCCGCGCCCGTCCGGGCGGAGGAGGCGCGCGTCACGCCCATGATGGCGCAGTATCTGGAGATCAAGGCGGCCAATCCGGGCAGCCTGCTGTTCTACCGGATGGGCGACTTCTACGAGCTGTTCTTCGCCGACGCCGAGGCGGCCTCGCAGGCGCTGGGCATCGTGCTCACCAAGCGCGGCAAGCACCTGGGCGAGGATATCCCCATGTGCGGCGTGCCCATCGAGCGCGCCGAGGAATATCTGCACAAGCTCATCGCCCTCGGCTTCCGCGTGGCGGTGTGCGAGCAGCTGGAAGACCCCGCCGAGGCCAAGCGGCGCGGCCCCAAGTCGGTGGTGCGGCGCGACGTGACGCGCCTCGTCACCCCGGGCACCCTCACCGAGGACGCCCTGCTCGACGCGCGCAGGGAGAACGTGCTCGCCGCCCTCGCCCGGGTGCGGGCCGGCTCCGGGGCGGAGGACTTCGCCTACGCCCTGGCCTTCACCGACATGTCCACCGGCTCCTTCCGGGTGGCGGCGACCACCCGTGCCGACATGGCCGGCGACCTCGCCCGCGTCGAGCCGGCGGAGATCCTCGTCTCCGACGCGCTGCTGGAGGACGCCGAGCTGCGCGAGCTCCTGCGCGATTTCCCGGCGGTGACGCCGCTGCCGCGCCAGTCCTTCGACGGGTCGGGGGCGGAGAAGCGGCTGTCGGACTTCTTCGGCGTCGCGGCGCTGGACGCCTTCGGCACGTTCTCGCGGGCGGAGCTGATCGCGGCGGCGGCCGTCGTCGCCTATGTGGACCGCACCCAGCTCGGGGCGAAGCCCCTGCTCTCGCGCCCGGCCAAGGAGGCGGAGGGGGGCATCATGGCCATCGATGCCGGTACCCGCGCCAACCTGGAACTGGTGCGCACCACCTCCGGCGAGCGGCGTGGCTCGTTGCTGGCGGCGGTGGACCGCACCGTGACCGCCGCCGGTGCGCGCCTGCTCGCCCGCCGCATCGCCGAGCCGCTCACCGACCTTGCCGCCATCCGCGAGCGGCACGACGCGGTGGCCTTCCTTGCCGAGGACGGCCCGTTGCGCCGGACCTTGCGCGAGGGGCTCGCGCGGGCGCCGGACATGGCGCGGGCCGTCACCCGCCTCGCCTTGCAGCGGGGCGGGCCGCGCGATCTCGCCGCCGTGCGCGACGCGCTGGACGGCGCGCTCTCCATCGCCGCCTTGTTCGGCCCCGAGGCGCCCGCCGACATCGCCCGCTGCGTGGCCACGCTGGCGCGGGTGTCACACGCCCTCGTGCTCGACCTCTCGGCCGCCTTGGCGGATACCCTGCCGCCCCACCGGCGCGACGGCGGCTTCGTGCGCGAGGGCTGCGACGCCGAGCTCGACGCCACCCGCGCCCTCAGGGACGAGAGCCGGCGCGTGGTGGCGGCGCTGGAGCGGCGCTACGTGGAGGAGACCGGCGTCCGCGCGCTGAAGATCCGGCACAATGCGGTGCTCGGCTATTATGTGGAGGTCTCCGCCCAGAACGCCGACCGGCTGAAGGAGGCGCCGCACGATCAGGTTTTCGTCCACCGCCAGACCATGGCGGGGGCCATGCGCTTCTCCTCGGTGGAGCTGGGCGACCTGGAAAGCCGCATCGCCAGCGCCGGCGAGCGGGCGCTGGGGCTGGAGCAGGCCATCTTCGACCGCCTCGCCGCCGCCGTGGTGGCCGAGACCGAGACCATCCGCGCCGCCGCCGATGCCCTCGCCGCCCTCGACGTGGCCGCCGGCTTCGCCGAGCTCGCCGCCGGCCAGTCCCATGTGCGCCCGCACATGGAGGAGGGCGTCGCCTTCGCCGTCGCCGGCGGGCGCCACCCGGTGGTGGAGCAGGCGCTGGCCAAGGATGGCGGCCCGTTCGTGCCCAACGACTGCGACCTCTCCCCGCCCGAGGGCGCGGCGGACGGGCGTATCGTGCTGGTCACCGGCCCCAACATGGCGGGCAAGTCCACTTTTCTCCGGCAGAACGCGCTCATCGCCGTGCTGGCGCAGGCGGGGGCGTTCGTGCCGGCGCGCGCGGCCCGCATCGGCGTCGTCGACCGCCTGTTCTCCCGCGTGGGGGCGGCGGACGATCTGGCGCGCGGCCGCTCCACCTTCATGGTGGAGATGGTGGAGACCGCCGCCATCCTGAACCAGGCGAGCCCGCGCTCCCTCGTCATCCTCGACGAGATCGGTCGCGGCACCGCCACTTTCGACGGCATGTCCATCGCCTGGGCGAGCCTGGAGCACCTGCACGAGGTGAACCGCTGCCGGGCCCTGTTCGCCACCCATTTCCACGAATTGACCGCGCTGTCCCAGCGCTGCGCGCGCTTGTCCAACGCCACGGTGAAGGTCACCGAGTGGCAGGGCGACGTGATCTTCCTGCACGAGGTGGTGCCGGGGGCGGCGGATCGCTCCTACGGCATCCAGGTGGCCAAGCTCGCCGGCCTGCCGGAGGCGGTGATCGGCCGGGCGCGGGCGGTGCTGGCGGAGCTGGAGGCGGCGGAGCGGGCCTCCCCGGTGCAGCGCCTCGTGGACGATTTGCCCCTCTTCGCGGCCCGGCCCAAGGCGATGCCGGCCGAGGTCGCGCCGGCCGATCCCGTCGCCGGCGCGCTGCTGGCGGCCCTCGACGATCTCGATCCCGACGCCCTCAGCCCGCGCGACGCGCTCGATGCGCTCTACCGGCTGAAGGGGCTGCGGCGGGGGTGA
- the htpX gene encoding zinc metalloprotease HtpX — MNHLKTAILLAGLTALFMVVGFAIGGRGGMMIAFVVASGMNLFSYWNADKMVLRMYGAREVDETTAPDFVRMVHELARRAELPLPRVFIMDNPQPNAFATGRNPQNAAVAATTGLLQSLSPEEVAGVMAHELAHIKHYDTLTMTITATIAGAISMLANFGLLFGGGNRDNNNPFGFIGTILMVFLAPMAAMLVQMAISRSREYEADRGGAEILGRPMVLASALAKISGAAHEVPNYEAEANPATAHMFIINPLSGMRMDNLFSTHPAVENRIAALRELSQRMGGGAGGYGAARPAPTGPAPGTPWGGGQRRGPWG; from the coding sequence ATGAACCACCTGAAGACCGCGATCCTGCTCGCGGGCCTCACCGCCCTGTTCATGGTGGTGGGATTTGCCATCGGCGGGCGCGGCGGCATGATGATCGCGTTCGTGGTGGCGTCAGGCATGAACCTGTTCAGCTACTGGAATGCGGACAAGATGGTGCTCCGCATGTACGGCGCCCGCGAGGTCGACGAGACCACCGCGCCGGACTTCGTGCGGATGGTGCACGAGCTGGCGCGCCGGGCCGAGCTGCCTTTGCCGCGCGTGTTCATCATGGACAACCCGCAGCCCAACGCCTTCGCCACGGGCCGCAACCCGCAGAACGCGGCGGTGGCCGCCACCACCGGCCTGCTGCAGAGCCTGAGCCCCGAGGAAGTGGCCGGGGTAATGGCGCACGAGCTGGCGCACATCAAGCATTACGACACCCTCACCATGACCATCACCGCCACCATCGCCGGCGCCATCTCCATGCTGGCGAACTTCGGCCTGCTGTTCGGCGGCGGCAACCGCGACAACAACAACCCGTTCGGCTTCATCGGCACCATCCTCATGGTGTTCCTCGCGCCCATGGCCGCCATGCTGGTGCAGATGGCCATCTCCCGCTCGCGGGAATACGAGGCCGACCGCGGCGGTGCCGAGATCCTCGGCCGGCCCATGGTGCTGGCCTCGGCGCTGGCCAAGATTTCCGGCGCGGCGCATGAAGTGCCCAATTATGAGGCAGAAGCCAACCCGGCCACCGCCCACATGTTCATCATCAACCCCCTGTCGGGGATGCGGATGGACAATCTCTTCTCCACCCACCCGGCGGTGGAGAACCGCATCGCCGCATTGCGCGAGCTGTCGCAGCGGATGGGCGGCGGGGCGGGCGGCTACGGCGCGGCGCGCCCCGCGCCCACCGGCCCGGCGCCCGGCACGCCCTGGGGCGGCGGCCAGCGCCGCGGACCTTGGGGCTGA
- the fae gene encoding formaldehyde-activating enzyme: MAKINKVLIGEALVGDGNEVAHIDLIIGPRGSAAETAFCNSLTNNKDGFTSLLAVLAPNMPCKPNTLLFNKVTIKDARQAVQMFGPAQRGVAKAVQDAVAEGTIPLEEADDLYISVGVFIHWEAADDAKIQQYNYEATKLSIERAVAGFPSAKEATEQRDLVKHPFAAA, encoded by the coding sequence GTGGCTAAGATTAACAAGGTTCTGATCGGTGAAGCGCTTGTCGGCGACGGCAACGAGGTCGCCCACATCGATCTCATCATCGGCCCGCGCGGCAGCGCCGCCGAGACGGCGTTCTGCAACAGCCTGACCAACAACAAGGACGGCTTCACCTCGCTGCTCGCGGTGCTCGCCCCCAACATGCCCTGCAAGCCCAACACCCTGTTGTTCAACAAGGTGACCATCAAGGATGCGCGGCAGGCGGTGCAGATGTTCGGTCCCGCCCAGCGCGGCGTCGCCAAGGCGGTGCAGGACGCGGTGGCCGAAGGCACCATCCCCCTGGAAGAGGCCGACGACCTCTATATCAGCGTCGGCGTGTTCATCCATTGGGAAGCGGCGGACGACGCCAAGATCCAGCAGTACAATTACGAGGCGACCAAGCTTTCCATCGAGCGCGCCGTCGCGGGCTTCCCCTCTGCCAAGGAAGCGACCGAGCAGCGTGACCTGGTGAAGCACCCCTTCGCCGCGGCCTAG
- a CDS encoding YVTN family beta-propeller repeat protein, which yields MNSLLPGAAALALGAAFAFAVAPSVAARAEEAFVTNQPANEVAVVDLGGGDGALPRLVGRIPVPGQPAGVAVTADGRRAFVTSPEGKALSVIDTQARRVVARIALEGGPLGVAVAPAGAPVFVADWYAARLFVVDPDHPDAIRTAPAGASPSGLAVTPDGAFVLCADRDDDTVSVIDAVGLARVAVIPVGRRPFGLTLSADGTRAYTANVGSDDVSVIDVAARAVVGTVKVGARPYAVALSGALAFVTNQYAGTVSVFDVESLAPRGTIPVGEYPEGIAASGDGRRVYVANWFDNTLSVIDTGALKVVGTAAVGDGPRAFGAFIRRDR from the coding sequence CTGAACAGCCTCCTGCCGGGGGCGGCCGCCCTCGCGCTGGGGGCGGCGTTCGCATTCGCCGTCGCGCCGTCCGTCGCGGCGCGGGCGGAAGAAGCCTTCGTCACCAACCAGCCGGCGAACGAGGTGGCGGTGGTGGATCTCGGCGGCGGCGACGGGGCGTTGCCCCGTCTCGTCGGCCGCATCCCCGTGCCGGGCCAGCCGGCGGGCGTCGCGGTGACGGCGGATGGCCGGCGCGCCTTCGTCACCAGCCCCGAGGGCAAGGCCCTCAGCGTCATCGACACGCAGGCGCGTCGTGTCGTCGCCCGCATTGCGCTGGAGGGCGGGCCGCTGGGCGTGGCGGTGGCGCCGGCCGGCGCGCCGGTGTTCGTCGCCGACTGGTACGCCGCCCGCCTGTTCGTGGTGGATCCCGATCACCCCGACGCGATCCGCACCGCGCCGGCCGGGGCCTCGCCGTCCGGACTGGCGGTGACGCCCGATGGCGCCTTCGTGCTCTGCGCCGACCGCGACGACGACACGGTCTCGGTCATCGATGCGGTGGGCCTGGCGCGGGTCGCGGTGATCCCGGTGGGCCGGCGGCCGTTCGGCCTCACCCTCTCGGCGGACGGAACGCGCGCCTACACCGCCAATGTGGGCTCGGACGACGTCAGCGTCATCGACGTGGCCGCGCGCGCGGTGGTGGGCACGGTGAAAGTGGGGGCGCGGCCCTATGCGGTGGCGCTGTCCGGCGCGCTCGCCTTCGTCACCAACCAGTATGCCGGCACGGTCAGTGTCTTCGACGTGGAGAGCCTGGCGCCGCGCGGCACCATCCCGGTGGGCGAATATCCCGAAGGCATCGCCGCCTCGGGTGACGGGCGGCGGGTCTATGTGGCCAACTGGTTCGACAACACCCTGTCCGTCATCGACACCGGGGCGTTGAAGGTGGTGGGAACGGCGGCGGTGGGCGACGGCCCGCGCGCCTTCGGCGCCTTCATCCGCCGCGACCGCTGA
- a CDS encoding SRPBCC family protein, whose amino-acid sequence MKLLLAAVATLSIALLPVAADAHGPTRKKVTESVEINAPADKVWAAIGNFQDMTWHPAVTANTGQGGNAIDATRHLTLQGGGTIDEVLYKFEPEQKSYSYRITEVDVKVLPVTNYSSTITVTPIDATHTKVEWRGAFYRGYPNNDPPPELNDDAAIAAVTGVYRGGLDGLKAKLEKGN is encoded by the coding sequence ATGAAGCTTTTGCTTGCCGCCGTGGCGACGCTTTCGATCGCCCTTCTGCCCGTGGCCGCCGACGCTCACGGGCCGACGCGCAAGAAGGTGACCGAGAGCGTGGAGATCAATGCCCCCGCCGACAAGGTGTGGGCTGCCATCGGCAATTTCCAGGACATGACGTGGCATCCGGCGGTTACCGCCAATACCGGGCAGGGCGGCAACGCCATCGACGCCACGCGCCACCTCACGCTCCAGGGCGGAGGCACCATCGACGAGGTGCTCTACAAGTTCGAGCCCGAGCAGAAGAGCTATTCCTACCGCATCACCGAAGTGGACGTGAAAGTCCTGCCGGTGACCAATTACTCGTCCACCATCACGGTCACGCCCATCGACGCCACCCACACCAAGGTGGAGTGGCGCGGCGCCTTCTATCGCGGCTATCCCAACAACGATCCCCCGCCGGAGCTGAACGACGATGCCGCCATCGCCGCGGTCACCGGCGTCTACCGGGGCGGGCTGGACGGGCTGAAGGCGAAGCTGGAGAAGGGCAACTGA
- a CDS encoding DUF3280 domain-containing protein: protein MRRVHVILFSAWLASSWLAGSWLPAFGAPAAPVPTAVFGFEFFDDTLDIRPEMRAEQAGRLRLVNAELNRLIAESGEMTPVDLAPEAARIDDLGPFYKCNGCEAEIAGAAGARLEVLGMVRKISNLILTFTLSVREVGGEARMLRVGQVDIRGNTDESWLRGVRYLMKNRILAPGLPALAH from the coding sequence ATGCGGCGCGTGCACGTCATACTGTTTTCGGCCTGGCTCGCCAGCTCCTGGCTCGCGGGCTCCTGGCTGCCCGCCTTCGGGGCGCCGGCGGCTCCGGTGCCGACGGCGGTGTTCGGCTTCGAGTTCTTCGACGACACCCTCGACATCCGGCCGGAGATGCGCGCCGAGCAGGCCGGGCGGCTCAGGCTGGTGAACGCGGAACTCAACCGCCTCATCGCCGAATCCGGCGAGATGACGCCGGTGGACTTGGCGCCCGAGGCGGCGCGCATCGATGATCTCGGGCCGTTCTACAAATGCAACGGCTGCGAGGCGGAGATCGCCGGCGCGGCCGGCGCGCGGCTCGAAGTGCTGGGCATGGTGCGCAAGATCTCCAACCTCATCCTCACCTTCACCCTGAGCGTGCGGGAGGTGGGGGGCGAGGCGCGGATGCTGCGTGTCGGCCAGGTGGACATCCGCGGCAACACGGACGAGTCCTGGCTGCGCGGCGTGCGCTACCTGATGAAGAACCGCATCCTGGCGCCGGGCCTGCCGGCGCTGGCGCACTGA
- a CDS encoding ABC transporter substrate-binding protein, whose translation MLLRAFHLLLSMAAIAAVLSGPARAQQPLATKPAEATPVEVKPVEVKLGLLTRAVPPPPLYDLLAVPEDDAVAGAELAVKDNNTTGLFTGQSFALETTTLAEDEDAAEAARALAEGGTRLLLVNLPGDDLLKVADAVKDKGVVVFNVGASDDALRAEECRANVFHVAPSRAMLTDALAQFLAAKRWSKLFLIVGPQPADLLYAEALRRSAKKFGLKVVADKPWTFGPLGRDRSDSITRSDALVFSRGVDADVIVVADEANDFGNYIPFRTFEPRLVAGTQGLTASTWHPAQDAWGSAQLQSRFLRAASRTMRPADYQAWVAARMIGEAATRTGGADPAAIAKFLRTPDFSLAAFKGVPVSIRPWDQQLRQPLLIAQPLGIVSVAPEEGFLHQRTPLDTLGTDAGESRCRLK comes from the coding sequence ATGCTGCTGCGCGCCTTTCACCTCCTGCTTTCGATGGCCGCCATCGCCGCGGTTCTGTCGGGGCCGGCGCGCGCCCAGCAGCCGCTGGCGACCAAGCCGGCCGAAGCTACGCCGGTGGAGGTGAAGCCGGTGGAGGTGAAGCTTGGCCTCCTCACCCGCGCCGTCCCGCCGCCGCCGCTCTACGACCTCCTCGCCGTGCCGGAGGACGACGCGGTGGCCGGCGCCGAGCTGGCGGTGAAGGACAACAACACCACCGGCCTGTTCACCGGCCAGAGCTTCGCGCTGGAGACCACCACCCTGGCCGAGGACGAGGACGCGGCGGAGGCCGCCCGCGCCCTCGCCGAGGGCGGCACGCGCCTCCTTCTCGTCAACCTGCCCGGCGACGACCTGCTCAAGGTCGCCGACGCGGTGAAGGACAAGGGCGTCGTCGTCTTCAACGTGGGCGCGAGCGACGACGCGTTGCGGGCCGAGGAGTGCCGGGCCAACGTGTTCCACGTGGCGCCGAGCCGCGCCATGCTCACCGATGCGCTGGCCCAGTTCCTCGCCGCCAAGCGCTGGTCGAAGCTGTTCCTGATTGTCGGGCCGCAGCCGGCCGACCTGCTCTATGCCGAGGCGCTGCGCCGCTCGGCGAAGAAGTTCGGCCTCAAGGTCGTGGCCGACAAGCCGTGGACCTTCGGCCCGCTCGGGCGCGACCGCTCCGACAGCATCACCCGCTCCGATGCCCTCGTCTTCAGCCGGGGCGTGGATGCGGACGTGATCGTGGTGGCGGACGAGGCCAATGACTTCGGCAACTACATTCCCTTCCGCACCTTCGAGCCGCGCCTGGTGGCGGGCACGCAGGGGCTCACCGCCTCCACCTGGCACCCGGCGCAGGACGCCTGGGGATCGGCCCAATTGCAGAGCCGCTTCCTGCGCGCGGCGTCGCGCACCATGCGCCCCGCCGACTACCAGGCGTGGGTCGCCGCGCGCATGATCGGCGAGGCCGCCACCCGCACCGGCGGCGCCGACCCGGCGGCCATCGCCAAATTCCTGCGCACGCCGGACTTCAGCCTCGCCGCCTTCAAGGGGGTGCCGGTGAGCATCCGCCCGTGGGACCAGCAATTGCGCCAGCCGCTGCTCATCGCCCAGCCCCTCGGCATCGTCTCGGTGGCGCCGGAGGAGGGCTTCCTGCACCAGCGCACGCCCCTCGACACGCTCGGCACCGACGCGGGCGAATCCAGATGCCGCTTGAAATAG
- a CDS encoding ABC transporter ATP-binding protein — translation MNGMEAPALEIDRVSHAFGKRLALDDVSLTVPAGRFVALLGPNGAGKTTLFSLATRLYTTRTGRLRIFGKDLASHPSAALAELGVVFQSRTLDLDLSVRQNLAYHAALHGLAGRAARARIAHLLGRVGLGERADEKVRTLSGGQARRVEIARALIHRPRLLLLDEATVGLDLASRADIVAIVRGLVAQEGLAVLWATHIFDEVQAEDEIYVLDKGRIIARGTAGEIIGGVAGPPSAPPAEGATASLEAAFRAMTSARSEDAA, via the coding sequence ATGAACGGGATGGAAGCGCCGGCGCTGGAGATCGACCGGGTGAGCCACGCCTTCGGCAAGAGGCTCGCCCTCGACGACGTGTCGCTCACCGTGCCGGCGGGGCGGTTCGTGGCGCTGCTCGGCCCCAACGGGGCGGGCAAGACCACCCTCTTCTCCCTGGCGACGCGGCTCTACACCACGCGCACGGGGCGCCTGCGCATTTTCGGGAAGGACCTCGCCAGCCACCCCTCCGCCGCGCTGGCCGAGCTCGGCGTCGTGTTCCAGAGCCGGACCCTCGACCTCGACCTCTCGGTCCGCCAGAACCTTGCCTATCACGCGGCGCTGCATGGCCTGGCCGGCCGCGCCGCCCGGGCGCGCATCGCGCACCTGCTCGGCCGCGTCGGGCTCGGCGAGCGGGCGGACGAGAAGGTCCGCACCCTGTCCGGCGGGCAGGCGCGGCGGGTGGAGATCGCCCGCGCCCTCATCCACCGCCCGCGCCTGCTGCTGCTCGACGAGGCGACGGTGGGGCTCGACCTCGCCTCCCGCGCCGACATCGTTGCGATCGTGCGGGGGCTGGTGGCGCAGGAGGGGCTCGCCGTGCTGTGGGCCACCCACATCTTCGACGAGGTGCAGGCGGAGGACGAGATCTACGTGCTCGACAAGGGCCGCATCATCGCCCGCGGCACGGCGGGCGAGATCATCGGCGGCGTGGCCGGGCCGCCCTCCGCCCCGCCGGCCGAAGGGGCCACGGCGTCGCTGGAGGCGGCGTTCCGCGCCATGACCTCGGCGCGCTCCGAGGATGCCGCATGA
- a CDS encoding ABC transporter permease, with amino-acid sequence MCLGGIVSRELLRFVQQKERFLSALVRPLVWLFIFAAGFRSVLGVSIIPPYDTYVLYEVYVTPGLAVMIQLFNGMQSSLSMVYDREVGSMRVLLTSPFPRWYLLFSKLVAGVAVSLAQVYVFLAIARLWEVEMPPIGYLAALPAFVLTGLMLGAIGLVISSLIRQLENFASVMNFVIFPMFFASSALYPLWRIRESSELLYLVCLLNPFTHAVELVRNALYGVFEPTAFLVVSGTAIVFFALAVIAYDPGRGIMGRRGGPKGEAT; translated from the coding sequence GTGTGCCTCGGCGGCATCGTCAGCCGCGAGCTGCTGCGCTTCGTGCAACAGAAGGAGCGCTTCCTCTCGGCCCTGGTGCGGCCGCTGGTCTGGCTGTTCATCTTCGCCGCCGGCTTTCGCAGCGTGCTCGGCGTCTCCATCATCCCGCCCTACGACACCTACGTGCTCTACGAGGTCTACGTGACGCCGGGCCTGGCGGTGATGATCCAGCTGTTCAACGGCATGCAGTCCTCCCTCTCCATGGTGTACGACCGCGAGGTGGGCTCCATGCGAGTGCTGCTGACCAGCCCGTTCCCGCGCTGGTACCTGCTGTTCTCCAAGCTGGTGGCGGGGGTCGCGGTGTCGCTGGCGCAGGTCTACGTCTTCCTCGCCATCGCCCGGCTGTGGGAGGTGGAGATGCCGCCCATCGGCTACCTCGCGGCGCTGCCGGCCTTCGTGCTCACCGGGCTGATGCTGGGGGCCATCGGGCTCGTCATCTCCTCGCTGATCCGCCAGCTGGAGAATTTCGCCAGCGTGATGAACTTCGTCATCTTCCCCATGTTCTTCGCCTCCTCCGCCCTCTACCCCCTGTGGCGGATCCGCGAGTCCAGCGAGCTGCTCTATCTCGTCTGCCTGCTGAACCCCTTCACCCATGCGGTGGAGCTGGTGCGCAACGCGCTCTACGGCGTGTTCGAGCCCACCGCCTTCCTCGTCGTGTCCGGCACCGCCATCGTCTTCTTCGCCCTCGCCGTCATCGCCTACGATCCGGGGCGCGGCATCATGGGGCGGCGCGGCGGTCCCAAAGGAGAAGCCACATGA